CTGCGCTTGGTTTCGGAAAGGCGTATAGCACGTTCGAGGATACGTTGAGAGTCTCCAGTCTTCGTGCGTACCAAAGCTCAGGAGGGAGTCGCCCGAGGTTGTTCTCTCGCACGTCTAGATAACGTAGCTCTACAAGACGTCCAATCTCAGCTGGCAGCTCGTCTAATGAGTTTCGAGCAACACTCAAGTGCTCTAACCTGTACAATCTGCCAATGTTGTTTGAAAGCGAGGTGAAGTGGTTCTTGTCCAGGATTAATTTTGTGAGGCCTGTGAGCTTCTGGAACAGATCCTCGGGCAGCTGAGCCAGCTTCGCGGATGCGAGATTCAACACAGTCAAGGAGGGTACAGGTCCGCTCAATCCAAAACGTGTGACAGGATTGTGATTCATGTGCAGAACACGGATCTTGGGGAAGCAACCCTCGAAAGCAGATATCGAGTTGTGTCCGATCATGAGAAATTCGAGACGGGGCAGTTGTGACATGACATCCATGCTGTCAAGAGCGTTGAAACGGACATCCACCTCTCGGAGGTTGACCAGGTTGCTGAGCGTCGGAGGGAAACTGCCGGATAGCTTGTTGTTAGTGGCCCACAGACGTTCTAAACAAGTCAATTGTCCAATCTTCGGAAGACTAGATATCGAGTTGAAACTGATGTCGAGGTCCACAAGCGTGCGCACTTCGCACAAGAAATCAGGAAACTCGGTCAAAGAGTTGGAACTGAGATTCAGGCTCCGAAGCGCACGATACTGCCCGAAGTAGGATGGCAGAGACGTCAAGCCGTTGTTTGACAGTCGAAGACCTTGCAGACTCTGCAGCTTGTGCAGCTCTGCCCTATCGAGAGTTTGAAGGCAGTTGTTGGATATATCGAGCATGGTAAGGCGACTTGCCATGCTCAGACTGGGAGGTAATCGTCTGGCATCGTTGCTCGTGTATTTGATCTCCCTGAGGTTCGTACAAGCTTGGATGAAGTCCTTCGGCACGTCGAGAGAAAGGTTGCGCGACAGGTTGAGGGAGATGATCTCGGTGGCTTTCTGGTAAAGGGTGATGGGGATGGTGATTAGGTTCTTGCCCTGTAGATCGATGTGGCTGAACTTTTGCATTTGCTTGAACCCTGGGTCCTTCTCCAGGCTAGAGAAACCACTCATCTTGGCTGGCAAGAACGTAAACCTGCACAGGTAGCTGTTATCTTCTCGCCCAACATCTTCCAGGCGATCCGCGTCCGAGTATCCAGCCTGCTCCAAAAGGCGTTTCTGTATGAGCAGCGGTCGTTCGTTTGATTCCAGCTGCCGCGAGGTGTCATGTTTTCGCATCACGATATGGTAATTGTCCAACTCGTCCTGAAGCACTGTCTTCTTACCGAGAATCTGGATGATCTCCGCAACGGTGGTATTGAGTGTAGCAGATAAGGTTGCAAACGTGGAGTCAGCCCTGAATATGCGCAAGCAGTATGTCTTCGTGTCATTCTGCTCCCTCGCCGCTACCTCGGGTTCATCCAGTGACTGTTCCCGAAGTTCGTCAAGCCTCTTCACAGCCCAAGAGTCAGGTGCATCCCATGTGTCGTCTTTTGGCCCCGGTTCGTCGTCTCCAGCGAGAGCCACATGCTGCACGTCGCCAGTAGGAGGCGTCATCGGGGGCTGTTGAGGATTCACAATACCGCTCATGTCGTCGAGCTTCGTGTCCAGGAACCACATGGCTTCATTGCCCACAGCGTCCGCTTTCGCATCGTTTGGATCTTTTCCTTTCGGTTCCGCATGTGACATGGCGCGCTTGTCCGAAGACTTGAACGGCAGACGCCTGTGCTCTTTCTTGCCATCCTTGACCGTATGGCTTGGGCCCTTCAACTGATCGAACGTAGATTTCTTTCTGGATATGAACGAGGGTTGATTGGGATCTACACGCGTTGATGGCGGACCGTTCATCGAAGGCGCAAGGGAGATCTGTGACGAGGCCGCAGGCATGTTCTTGAGATGGTCTACAGCTGGGTGGTTCTCTGTCTTTTCTTTTCCACGCAAGCGTGCGAAGAATCGGCCAGGTCCTTTGCTGGTGCTAGGCGATTGTGATTGTTGGGCAACGGAGTGTTGTGTCATTTCAGAATAGGTACTGGGCGTTGGGCTTGGTGGGCGTGGTGCCAGGCTTGTCTTGGAAGCGAAAGCGGAACTCAGGGCCGACGGTTGTTGCTGTTGGACCCGGCGGACGCTGTAGGTTGAATCCTCGCGACTGGTGGCCGGCCGTAGAGGGTATGTGGCGCTGATGTCTCCGCGACTATCAGGCGCAGTCTTGTTTTCCTCCTTGCTGCGGTGGTGTCGATGCCCCGGCAGCCTCGAAGTGATCTTGTGTGCGCGGTGGCCGGGCTTTGTCAACGTTTGCTCCGAAGATCTTCTGCGTCCGTTCTCGGTCGAGGAGGCAGCATCCTAGGAAGGTCAGTGACACACGGCTCCGGAGCGCTGCCGTGACGCCGCGAGTGGGGCAGGTAGCAAAGGCAAACGCTGAGCACAGGCGTGCTTTCTTCGCGGAAGAACTTACCTGAGAATCTTGGAATTCCCAAGGCGTGACTTCCGACGAGGGTTGTGGTGTCCGTGGGCGCGAGCTGGTGGGGGAAGTGGGCCTGGAGCTGTAAGCGCCACTGCCAAATGTGTTGTTCAGGGAGTTGCCACGATTGCGAGGTGCGTGCAGCGACTGCGTCTCTGTGATGTTGGACCTTGCATTGTTCAAGCTCGTGTCTGAGTTTTGGCGACCCTCACCAGGAAAGTCTTCACCAAACACATTCTGCAGCTTCTTGTGGAATCCCCTGCTGAAACTCGACTTGGAGCCGGTGCTGCTAACCGTCATGGCGCTTGCCACCGAAGGCCTTCGATCGTCTCTCGGAAATCCCATGGCATCTTCCCTAGCGTTGCCACCGGACGGAGCGAAGCCGGGGGAGAGCTGAGCgacgtcgtcgttgtcggaATCGTTGAAGAAGCTGCTCCAGACATTGTTCGCCATGTTGGTACCACCATTGGGAGCTGAGGATGCCCAGGGTGGATTGGAGTTTGCGCTCGAAGCAGTCGGCGGGTTGCGCGATATAGACGGCACCCTTCCGCCCGAGGTCTGCAGCACGGCCAGGTCCTTTCGGTAGTCGCGGAAATCGTGGGAGATGGGGCCCTCCCAGACAGGAGGCTTGCGAGGCTGATGCTGCGGGTCTTTTGGGGGAGGCGCTGGAGGGATTGTGGTGGGCGATATGTCGGGCTCCTTTTCGACGCTGCCTCACAGTGTCAGCAGAGGTTCGTGGGGGAGTCGATGCATGTCTGGCTCTGCGACTACGGGGAGAGAGGCCGAGACACGAGTTGCGCATGATGGGCCGTCTCGGGAATGAAGGCCGGTCTCGGTGGCGGTTGCTTGTTGGGCAAGCGCAAGAAACACGGCCAACCGGTGCTCGCAGGGGCGGAACGCGCGAGGCGGAGAGGGAGGGGTGGGTCGCGCAGATGGCGCAGGTCGCGCAGCTGTCCGCGCAGCTGTCCGCGCACAGACCTGGCGCTCACAGCCCGTGGCAAGAAAAGCAATGCGCGTGGAGCTGCAGCAAGAGTATACGTACGGTGCGTTGGGGTCCTTTGTCGTCTTCACTGTGACGGGCGTGCCGCGCAGAGAGCCCTGGCGCCCGTAAGGCCGTACCGTGTCGCCGGAGCGCGAGCTCCACGAGCTCTCGATGCTGCCATGCCGGTTGAGGGAGGTGTCGGGCCTCGTCATCCTCGCGGCGGGGTCGGCGGCGCTGCCAGACGCGACGCGCCTGTGGGAGGTGGGCGGTGGGGGCgggggcgagggcgagggcgagtgCGAGGGCGATGGCGAGGGCGGTTGCTGGGGCCGTGGTCGAGGGCTGCTTGCGCAGGTGGGCCTAGGACGGCTGCTTCATCGAGGCGCGGCGCCGCGACGATGTGCACATGGGGCGGAGCGGGACAAGGCCAAGACCaggcgggcgggcgggcgggcggggGCAGCGGCGCAGAGGAGGCGCCTGGCAGTGCTGGCGGTGCAGGCGGTGCTGGCGGTGCAGGCGGTGCTGGCGGTGCTGGCGGTGCTGGCAGTGCTGGCGGTGCGTGGCGGCAGCGGTCACAAACAGCGGCAGGGTCGTGTCGAAGAGGGAGGGCTGCACATTCGGCGAGCAGCTCCACTGCAGCCGGGCTGCGGATGCCCACCCACCTGCCTGTCTCGAGCCCGAATGCGCCCCTGGCACCCGGGGATCTATCCTCCACCCACCGGCATCCTCGCTCGTCTCCCGCCTGCAACACCGCCCGAAAGTGCGCCTCCACGGTGTCTGGTGCGCCGTCGTGGCCACACACACGCGCGCGTCACGTCGCCGGCTCAGACTCGCCGGAAGCAGCTGAGCAGCAGCTGTCGGCCGTCTGACGCTCTGCTTCCCACATCCGCCCACACAGCGCATCGTTGGTTTGGAGCTGCGACAGGCACCCCCGCTCTCCGCGCACAGCCATTGTGGCGCCCCTCCCCCCCCCCGCTACGGCCGCCTGTGCGTCTGCGAGATGACGCCAACAACGCATCCTTTCCGTGTCTTGCAACATCGAGCGGGCAAAGAGAGACACGCAGTGAAACAAAGCCTTGATGTGCACTCGTGGGTTTCCTGTTGCACCCATCCGAAAGCAAAGCTGTCTCGTCGTCATCCCCTCTGGTGACCAAGTCCACACGGAGAGCATGCACCCatgcacgcacgcacgcagACATGCACGGAATCGCACGCGGCAACCAGCGGCTTACGTCTCACGAATCCTTCGCCAACATGATAAACAAGGCGCTCCCTCCCAGCGCTTGCATGTTGGCTTCGGCTTTCCGCATTAGCTCCCACCATCTCACTCTCCATGGCACAGTGTAGACCATCTCACTCTCCATGGCACAGTGTAGACCATCTCACTCTCCATGGCACAGTGTAGACCATCTTACTCTCCATGGCACAGTGTAGACCATCTTACTCTCCATGGCACAGTGTAGACCATCTCACTCTCCATGGCACAGTGTAGACTGGGACACGGGCGTTCTACACACATCGTGCCATCGAGGAATCTCATGTCTAATCTACGCATGTCTTCAAACGTGACCGCATCTTAAACACCTATCCAGCATAATCGTACATACACATCTTTCCAACAATCGAATGTAATCCTACCATCATCGCAAACCAGCCCGCTACCTCTGTCCGCCACCGCCActgccaccgccaccgccaccgccaccacctCCGAGCGCGCGAAGAATGTCTTGCAAAGACTGAGCTCCAGCTTGAGCGTTCGCCTGTTGGCTGTTGGTGTTCGCCGCTGGTGCAGCGTTCTGCGGATACTGCCATGCTTGTGGGTAGCCGTACTGAGCCTGAGGCtgcggtggtggcggtggtaGGGGTGCAGGCGTCGGTGCCTGCGGGTGCGCATACGGCTGCGCCTGGGCCGGTGCTGCAGGCTGCTGTGCCTGCCCTCCTTGCTGGCTCATAGCCCCAACCACCTGAAACCACTGCGCCCATGCAGCCCAATTCGCCTGCTGGCTGGGCTGAGCCTGCGCCGCAGCTTGCTGAGCATACGGTGCCGGATTCGCATACGAGGCTGCAGTGGCTGGTGGTGGAGCTGGAGAGTACGAAGCCGCTGGCACCGCTGGCTGTGGGTACTGTGTCGGCCAGCCGGTGCTGCTGTTATTTGCGTAAGAACTAGCGTGGGAAGCTCCAGAGGGTACGGGCGAAGCATGCTGCTGCCGTGGTTTCTGTGCCTGCTGCTGTGGCTTCTGCTGCTGATTGTGTTGCTGCTGGTTGTGTTGTTGCTGGTTGTGTTGATACTGATTGGTCTGATGCTGATTGTGTTGATGCTGATTCTGTTGCTGCTGATTCTGTTGCTGCTGATTCTGTTGCTGCTGATTCTGTTGCTGCTGGTGTTGTTGTTTCTCCTGTGCCTCGCGTTCGCGCTTCTCCCGCTGTCGCTGCTTTCGGTTCTTGTTCTTGCTCTTCGCAGGTGGAGAGTGCTGAGGCTGAGAAGACTGCTGATGCTCTTGCTGACGAGCAGGTGAAGCCGACGTGGCGGATCCGTTATCAGGTCGGGGCACGCTCATCTGACGGTTGTCTTGATGTTGGTTTTGAGGTCGGCCTCTGTCAGCTTGTTTGTTGCCACGTCCTCCGCGATCGCCGCCTCCTCGGTCACCTCGCCCACCTCTAGCATCTCCTCTCCCGCCTCGACCACCACCAAAGTCACCACGTCCGCCAGCGAAGTCGCCGCGGCCGCCGAAATTACCTCGTCCACGGAAGCCCCGGCCGCGGTCGCCCCATCCGCCTCGGCCTCGCATCATGCCCCTGCGGACGTGGCTGCGATCTTCGAGTGGAGCACCCTGTCCGACGATTTCCTCAAAGTGACTTGGTCTTGCCAACGGCTTGTACATACCCAGGTCTTCGTCCTCATCGTCGCTGTACTTGAGCCCACCACCCTGATACTCGTTGGCTGCCGGGAAGTAGGACACAGGCTTGTCGACGTGTCCCCTTGGACCGGTGGGTATTGGCTTCTGCTCCGGCTCTGGCTCGTTCTTCGCTTCTTGCCTGGCCTTTTTCGCCTGCTTTTGCTGTCGCTTGaactctgcctctgcctcgtCGTCTGAAAACTCTACTTCGTTCGTTTCTTCATCGTGAAGGTTCGATGCGTCGGTGTGCTTCTGCTTGCGCAAAGGTTCGGTGAAGACAAAAGTCGAGTGTGCGTCGACGTAGTAGATGGGCGTGTCTTTGGCAATACCTAGGGCTGTGATTTCAGCAGGGTCGTTGAAGCCAATCGAGTACCTCGGCTCCTCAACACGACCGATTTGCTCGGAGATCTTCCCAATGATGGTAAAGTTCTGGAGACACAGCGCCGATCCCGACTCGAGCACCTGGTAATCGCCAGAGATTTTGGCTCGCACCAGGACGAGGTTATCGACAACAGCCTCGACCTTGCCTAGCTCTGTGATCTGTGTTTCGTTGGTGACCGTGATGTCTGGTTTCTCGTATTGTTCGTCAAGCTCGTTCAAAGTCTTCACTTTGGCTTTGCCGGTAGCGCCGGCATCGTCAGCGGACTCTGCCATCAACAGGCGGACCATTTCCTCTGGGTCCATGAGCTCTCCATCGTCTGCATCGTTGTCTGAGCTGTCATCTGAGCTCGACGAGTCCGAAGATGAATCTGAAGCATCCGAGTCGAGCTGCCACTCAGCCTCTTTGTTGTCCTTGTTCTGTTCACCAATGCGAAGAAACTCGGCTTTGCTCTCGTCTGCTGTGGGCTCTGAAGCTTCTGTGGCAGGTGCAGCGACAACACTGGGCTCCTGCTCGACTGGGGCGTTGACGGCCGGTGCCGACTCCTTCGGTATCTTTCCGTCGTCGAGGACAGGTGCTGTAGTAGAAGTGGTTTCAGCGGCATCTTGCGCAGGTGTCAGGGACGCAGCATGCAGCTCAGGACGCAACGGCTTACCGTGCTGTGGAGCCTCGTCGAGAGCCTGCAGCTGATTGGCCACAGGCGGCTCGACTGCGCTCGCATCATGATAGAAGGCCTCCTCAGCTTTGAGCTCGCCTTCGTCATGCGCTGCAGTGCCCATGACCACGTCTGCGTCGATCTCAGCAGCAGGCTGTGTGACGGCGGTGTCGCCCAGAGAGCCGAGTCCTGGCAACGAGAAGCTCGATGGAGCAGGTGCAGTCGCGGTGAGCGATGCCGAAGGTCCATCATGTGGTGCAGAAGAGAGAGCCGCAGGCTTGACAGGCGTAGTGTCGTAGAAGTCGTCGTCCAAGTCATCGACTGGCGAGCCTGGCGCGTCGAGCGAGGATACTCCAGTAAAAGGAGCGTCCGCCTCCAGCCGCGCCCTCTTAGCTGGCGGTTCCTGAGAATCAGACATGGCTGGATTCTCTACAGTCTTTTGAAAGCACGCGTTGTTTGCTGCTGTGGCAGTAACTGCGGTTTGCACCCGTCTGCTTAATGCGTGCGGTGATATGTTCTGGTGAGCGTAGAAACGTTGCCATTTTTGAACTGATGCGGATCCACCGAGTAGCGTCGCTTGGCAAGAGCCACCCCTTGCTCGCGCCGCAGCCCTACGGAATTTGGGAGATCGCGCCGGTGACGGCATCTGCGGCCAGCTAGTCAAGGGTAGCTCCTTCACGGTTCAGCAACGTTCTTGTAGAGCCATTGACCTCCACCGTGCGCGTTGTGAGTCTTGCTGGCCATACAGAGTATCTGCTCTCTCATCATACGCGTCAGACGACAGCATTGAGACAGTCGATTTCTGTCTTGCAAGAGCATTCAGACTGACCATTTGTCCTCAGACAAACGATACGatgcctcctcctccacctccacctccaccaagGCAGGGGGTTCCCATCGCCCCCAGACCACCTGTGCAGGCTCAGAAGCCTCCCCACGAACTTGAGCCCATCATCGCCTTCTACATATTCGCTGCCGCCAATGTTGTAGCTGCCTTCTTCGCACCGATTCAGGACTGCGACGAAGTCTTCAACTACTGGGAGCCCACACACTACCTGAACCACGGCTATGGCCTGCAGACATGGGAGTACTCCCCTGAGTATGCCATCCGCAGCTGGACATACACTGGCATACACTCGCTTGTCATCAAGCTGGGAATGATGCCACTTCGGTTCCTGGGTTTTGCTAGGTCAAAGACTGCCGAGTTCTACTTTCTGCGTACCTTCCTGGCCGTTGTCTGCGCTCTGTGCCAAACCCGTCTCTACTCGGTGGTTGCAAAAACGTTCAATCCTCGCGTAGCCCTCTTCTTCATCTTTGTCATGGTATTCAGCCCGGGCATGTACCATGCTGCACCGGCCTACCTACCGTCCAGCTTTGCCATGTACATGACGATGCTGGGATTCTCTGCCTTCATGGACTGGACTGGTGGCATCAGGACCGCTCAGGGCATAATGTGGTTTGGTATCGGAGCGATACTGGGATGGCCTTTCGCAGGTGCTCTTGTGCTCCCCTTTGTGGCTGAAGAAGTATTTCTGGTGTCCCTTACTGGTGAAGTTGTTGAATGCATCACACGGCTTGCCGACGGCTTTGTTCGGTCACTCCTTGTTTTGGTAGGGTTAGGCCAAATTCTATCAGGAAAATGCTCACACTTTACAGGCTTTGCAAATGGCCTTGGAGACGTTTTTCTACAAGGCCATTACATGCGTGCCATGGAACATTGTCATGTACAATGTTTTCAGTAGTGGGAGCAGAGGACCTGATATCTACGGTGTTGAGCCGTGGCATTTCTACATCCGCAACCTTGCCTTGAATTTCAACATCTGGTTCTTCTTGGCACTAGGAGCTCTGCCACTGGTTCTCATCCAGCACCTGCTTCTGCAAAACTCTGTCTCTAAGCAGACTCTGCTGCGAAGCATTGTTTTCGTGAGCCCCTTTTATCTATGGCTCAGCATCTTCACGTTTCAGCCTCATAAAGAAGAAAGGTTCATGTATCCAGCTTACCCAGCATTGGCATTGAATGCAGCCATTGCGCTGCACATACTACTTGCGAATCTGGGATCGACAGACCCAAGCCGTTGGGTCAGTAAAGTTCCCCCGCAGGTGAAGCTTGCCATCGTCAGCATACCGTTGTTGTTGGCCTTCGACGTGGGCGTGCTTCGAACTATCGGTACCCTTACGGCTTACCCAGCACCTTTGAAGGTGTACAAGCCATTACATCAGGCAGGAGTGAGCAAGCCTGGCGACAACGTGTGTCTGGGCAAAGAGTGGTATCGTTTCCCCTCGTCGTATCTCCTACCGGACCGTGTTCGACCCAAATTCATCAAGAGCGAATTCTCAGGATTGCTACCTGGCGAGTTTAGCGAAGCCAATGCAGGTGGCTTTGGCTTGTTTCCTGGTACATGGCTTATTCCCTCTGGCATGAACGATGAAAACCTCGAGGACCCTGGCAAATATGTAGGCTTACGACAACGTCTTGCAACCCTTTCGCTGACAGTACGCAGACTAGTATCGAGCATTGCGAATTCCTCGTTGATTCCAGTCTCCCGGGGGTGGCATCGACGGCTCTTGAGCCAGATTACATTGCAGATACAGAACGCTGGGAGAAGCTCAAGTGTGAACCGTTCCTTGATGTCACACAAACACACTTCTTAGGCCGTCTGCTGTGGATACCCGACTTGCCCTTCGTTCCGCAACAACTCCGCAGAAAGTGGGGACAGTACTGTTTGCTGCAACGAAAGAGCCCGGGTGAGAAAGCTCAGGATGCATAGATTGGCATCTCAGTAAAGGTACACATTCGATACTGATTCTTTATTGGAAGAATTGAGGGCAAGGGTGGCGCTGTGATGGTTGCAGCTAGGGTTCAACGGTGCGAGCCCGTGATCACCTTGGGCTTCAGAATAGGAAGGATGGCTGCAACACTTGCATGTCCAGGTGCTTAAGCCTATCATGGCGATAGAAACATGTCGATAGGGACCCATAGTACAAACTACGCTAACTAGGTGGGGGTAGTACGGACCAGATAAAGAGGCACTGACGACACTGGGGTGAACCCCACAATTCCTGTGATCGATCAGGAGCGTTATCGCAACGTTCATGCATACGAAACTACGCAAGATAATAGGAAAATGTCTATCTTGCTCCCATATAAAATAGGCTGATTCCTCATCTTCGTTGTATACACTCCAGGTTTCCGATGAACACTTCGTGAAGCGCTCACAGAGTTCGAACATTTTTTACAGAGGCTTTCTGAGTTCTGGGTGTTAGAAGGATGTCTATCTCATCCGTACAAAGGCGAAGGCACATTGACGAGCTTGTCGATGAGGTTAAGCGCATAGGACAAGCAACCCTCGATGCAGCATGGCGAGACTTCAAAATCAGGCCGAAACTCATACTATACGTCGGTATTGCTACTATGATAGTGCTATGGTTGGCCGCCACATCCCTCAATCGACTCCGTTTCCGGAAACGCCTTTCCACCACAACTCCAAGCACACCACGTCTCGAGAAACGCTTGCCGCTTAGAGCCGTAGATCGAGCCCCTGGAGGTATTTAGAATCACGTTCTCTCATGAAGTGCTACACATACTAATATCTCCAGTATGGACACCCTCCCTCTTCCGCCGCCCAACCGCCAAGCCTTATCCATCCTGGTCTGTCCACACCACAAAACCACTCCCTTATCGCCCTTTCCGCTATGGGCCTAGGTATAATATTACCATGGGTTTGCGCACCATGGAATGGGACGAATGGATCGAGCTTGATAACGGGTATCTGAAGTACCACTCTACGAAAGCCTCTCGCATTGCTGCGCGCGGGGAGAAGTGCTGCAAGACGGCGCCTGAAGCATGGGACGCGGCGGTTGAGCTGCTCGAGGAACTATGCGGGTACCTACCAGAGCGATATCCGACACTATTCGAGCCATTACAAGGAGGCGGGAAGGGCGTGAAGAATGCCGAGACCGGGGAGGTGTTCGATATCGCCTCCTGCCTCGCAGACGAAGATCCCATGCAAACCTGCGCACGCTTAGTTCAGGATGACTTGGCCATCATGATCGAACGGCCAGACGGACAGTACTACCTCCTCGCGGGCGCCATTCTGCTCGCTGGTTTCTGGCGTCTGCAAGACAAGTTCGGTATGCCCTTGTCTGAAATTCACACCAGTGGCGACGTGCCGCAGTATAAGGAGAAATTGGAAAAGGGCATGCTGAACATGTTTAAACGACTTCAACCCGAGAAGCCTGTGCTGAGGAACAACTACTTCATTCAGGTCGATGATAATTTGGCGTGGAGCGAGAGTCTGGGTTCAGAGGACGAAGAGGGTATCAATTGGGCGAGTGCAGATACCACCGAGGGGGTTGGCAATATTTATTTCAGGAGTGAAAGACAGAGTCTGAGAAGGTACGTTGAGTGCATTTCATCCAATTTGCACATTTGCTGACGGCAGCAGACTCCCAAAATCGGGAGGCATTGTTTTCACGATTCGGACCTACTTCCATCCAGTCACTGAGATCTGCAAGGAGCCGTATGTTCCAGGGAGACTTGCGAGCGCGATACGAAGTTGGGGTGATGATGTGAGTAAGTACAAAGGAAAGGCGCAATATGCGGATGTTCTACTCAATTATCTGGACGCGATGCATGAGAAACAAGTGGAAGAAGGATTGGATTTGGGGAGGGAAGACGAGGTGAGGGCTTATCCCTACTGAGATTCCACATGCAGATTCCCTCTACACAACGCCTCTAGCGGTATATATGCCCTTCAATGGGTCGCTCTGCGGATAGAGATGTGAAAGCGCAATGTCGTATATCTTGGCCACCCTCCATCTCGCCAATGCCGCCACTTACGTCTCCCCATTGGACCGCCTGTAGCCACGGCTCATACTCTGGTCGCTTGATATGACAGGCTGCGCTGATGACGACACTCATTGACATCTCCCCTAGCCCTGTACTAAGCCGCCGGAAGCCAGCTACGCAGATTGTAACCACCATCATAGCGAAGTTGACTGAGATCAGCGCAATCATTCCAGTAGCACTGTATCCCAGCCTGACCATCTGATCTTGAGGATCAATATTGCCGTCTCTCATTCCATCGAAACGGGCCATGAAGAGGCTCTGCGAACACAAATAATGCAGCGCCGCACTGACCGCCATGAGCGGGAGAGCATATCTTGTAGGCAGCGTGAAGAAGTGACTGGCGCGTTGTTGACCTTTAGAACGCTCACTAACCCTCAGACCCTTCTGAACTCTGGTGAGTCGGTCGAACTCGTACGCAATCAACAGCTTGCTCCAGATGTTTGTGTAGAATACATAGAGCAGCGAGAAGCCGACCTGTGGAATGTTGGCAGTAAGGATGGTCGGTACAATTGTGGACGATTTTGTGTTGTCGGGCCTCAGATTGGCGAGTGACTGTATGTTCGGTCGTCCAAGGCCGCTGTCAAAAGCCGTACCATCCGTTTCAGAGATGGCCCAATACAGTGTGCTGCTAAGGATGACCACATAGCCTGCGGAGATGCCAATCGTAGAGAAAAATTCTGTTGTGTTGGCTCCAGTCCACCATCGAGGCCGAGCGTTGGTAAAAGTTTGTGGAGAGTAAGGCGATTGGAAACCCTGTTTTCGAATTTGAGCTGAAGAAACGAGACACATGTCCTTGGTAGTTTCGTCCTGCTTCTTCAAAAATGATGTGATCGCGTCGCCCATGGTGCGCAAAAAGTCTCCCTTTGGATGGGTAACGACGAGGAAAGCGATTGCCAATACTTTGATGACACTGAAGACGACAACGGCAAGCATAATATAAGCATTATACTGCAAATGGCAAAGTTCTGGCTCGACACGGGCGAAGCAGTAATCCACAGGGTGGCCGTAAACTGTCCACTGCTCAGGCTTGATATGCTTCTTGGCAAATCCTCTGCTACAACGATCGGGTCCTTCGACAGAGTTCTTGAGCATATCGTGGCACACCCAATGGAATGGATCCTGGTTTGTATCTTTCTTGTCCTTGCTCAAATTTCTCTGAGAGTAGCGCGTCCACAAGACTGGAGTGTCTACCTGTGTGATGTTTGAAACTACGACCACGTCGCTGTACTTTTGCATGAATCCTTCTGTGTAGCTCTCAATGCACTCTGGACGTTCCAGTCGCTTGTAGGCTTGGGCGCGGCTCGAGTCTCTCACATCGTCAAGGAGCTGACGGACTAAACCATCGTTGTTGATATCCCAGGAACAATCATTGCCGTCACAGTTTCCGTTCCACACAAAGCGTTCGAATTGAGGAAGCGTGGGTGAGGAGTTTTCGGACGTGGCCTGGAATTCCGCGTTCTGTAGGAAACCTTGGTCTACC
The window above is part of the Ascochyta rabiei chromosome 1, complete sequence genome. Proteins encoded here:
- a CDS encoding Adenylate cyclase, with protein sequence MTRPDTSLNRHGSIESSWSSRSGDTVRPYGRQGSLRGTPVTVKTTKDPNAPVEKEPDISPTTIPPAPPPKDPQHQPRKPPVWEGPISHDFRDYRKDLAVLQTSGGRVPSISRNPPTASSANSNPPWASSAPNGGTNMANNVWSSFFNDSDNDDVAQLSPGFAPSGGNAREDAMGFPRDDRRPSVASAMTVSSTGSKSSFSRGFHKKLQNVFGEDFPGEGRQNSDTSLNNARSNITETQSLHAPRNRGNSLNNTFGSGAYSSRPTSPTSSRPRTPQPSSEVTPWEFQDSQDAASSTENGRRRSSEQTLTKPGHRAHKITSRLPGHRHHRSKEENKTAPDSRGDISATYPLRPATSREDSTYSVRRVQQQQPSALSSAFASKTSLAPRPPSPTPSTYSEMTQHSVAQQSQSPSTSKGPGRFFARLRGKEKTENHPAVDHLKNMPAASSQISLAPSMNGPPSTRVDPNQPSFISRKKSTFDQLKGPSHTVKDGKKEHRRLPFKSSDKRAMSHAEPKGKDPNDAKADAVGNEAMWFLDTKLDDMSGIVNPQQPPMTPPTGDVQHVALAGDDEPGPKDDTWDAPDSWAVKRLDELREQSLDEPEVAAREQNDTKTYCLRIFRADSTFATLSATLNTTVAEIIQILGKKTVLQDELDNYHIVMRKHDTSRQLESNERPLLIQKRLLEQAGYSDADRLEDVGREDNSYLCRFTFLPAKMSGFSSLEKDPGFKQMQKFSHIDLQGKNLITIPITLYQKATEIISLNLSRNLSLDVPKDFIQACTNLREIKYTSNDARRLPPSLSMASRLTMLDISNNCLQTLDRAELHKLQSLQGLRLSNNGLTSLPSYFGQYRALRSLNLSSNSLTEFPDFLCEVRTLVDLDISFNSISSLPKIGQLTCLERLWATNNKLSGSFPPTLSNLVNLREVDVRFNALDSMDVMSQLPRLEFLMIGHNSISAFEGCFPKIRVLHMNHNPVTRFGLSGPVPSLTVLNLASAKLAQLPEDLFQKLTGLTKLILDKNHFTSLSNNIGRLYRLEHLSVARNSLDELPAEIGRLVELRYLDVRENNLGRLPPELWYARRLETLNVSSNVLYAFPKPSAAPPQEANSGIQLDGSHSLSTPGPAASPSYEELGKLEDFQHRRPSQASGGYLSSGTSPASSTRKGSMASFNTASTARKPSAVTRVPTEGTVTSTMTRKDSSLSSRLVTTFAGSLRHLFLADNRLEDNVFDELCLLPELRIVNLAYNLIYDIPPRTIRRWQHLAELYLSGNDLTSLPSEDLEEVGSLKVLHINNNKFQVLPAELGKVAQLAVLDVASNSLKYNVSNWPYDWNWNWNHKLRYLNLSGNKRLEIKPSGSYSGSGAAMREGRDLTDFTALVSLRVLGLMDVTMMIPSVPEQTEDRRVRTAGSAVGTMAYGMADSLGRTEHISTMDMVVPRFRSHDDEQVLGLFDAQPLAGGGSKIAKFLYDNFKNRFADELDRLRPNENPVDALRRTYLGLNKELATSASQSLDKNAYTPPTQPRGAVPELGDDDLTSGCVATVMYLKEMELYISNVGDAQALLIRSEGGHKILTRKHDPAEPSERARIREAGGFVSRQGKLNDVLEVSRAFGYVQMSPSVIASPHILNLTLGDTDEMILVASRELWEYLTPDFAVDVARSERNDLMRAAQKLRDLAIAFGATNKIHVMLLGVSDLKSKQRARFRTHSMSMGPSGSPDDFLVGRRPGKRARNMVGDSKLARLDQEVDAPTGEVSLVFTDIKSSTLLWETYPIAMRSAIKMHNELMRRQLRIIGGYEVKTEGDAFMVAFRTVTSALLWCFTIQSQLLEVQWPQEILNSVNGQEVVDPDGNVIFRGLSVRMGIHWGRPVCEVDPVTKRMDYFGPMVNRASRISSVADGGQITVSSDFIAEIQRLLETHIEGDRSNSTGSEEAFGDDVHSQLIRQELRSLSSQGFEVKDLGERRLKGLENPEYIYLMYPHSLASRLVVQRQLEQQAASSTQESSMGQKMPGSQLTIDTEDVWDLWNISLRLEMLCSALENPGSSELKAPETALLERMKNRGGEITDRFLINFVEHQISRIESCATTLALRHMMRPMGSAPLLQQACHMGDIFSELEAKLKRLEQFEQEAMADMAPS